From the genome of Brachyhypopomus gauderio isolate BG-103 chromosome 20, BGAUD_0.2, whole genome shotgun sequence, one region includes:
- the LOC143484335 gene encoding V-set and immunoglobulin domain-containing protein 2-like produces MAKDVLTIYLLYVVLYQTLALNVDIPLPTYEVARGDNAILPCTFQPKTSDNNLIVVSWMAHADVESDPEINIVTLYYNKPPGISSLDVSDEYKDRATLNYSIPQGTANLVLNSVKSADTRVYECKVQIPGDSTGKQVDTTKLVVLVAPSIPKCAIQGKAEFYQNINLTCYSDEGTPTPTYKWTSFDNANKPRPNPPKSTDVNGVLSLYNISTDTSGYFICTSTNKIRSNSCNLTLTVTAPSMNVASTAGIIGGVVVVLLILLVVVYCCCCRRKQEKHEDYAMGPTEETEYTDKEPHEISEYRGESSKSDVPQDNSNRHERYEDHNERDYDGSSDRYSDRRDDYDDRKGRVDDRRSDRNDDRRSDRNDDRRSDRYDDRRSDRYDDRRSDRYDDRRSDRYDDRRSDRYDDDQDRYDDRRREPRDRYDDRYDDRQDRYRDDRDYGRDRPPNVPANKPSRG; encoded by the exons ATGGCAAAGGACGTTTTGACGATATATTTGCTATATGTTG TTCTTTATCAGACTCTGgctttaaatgttgacatcccaTTACCAACCTATGAAGTTGCACGAGGTGACAATGCCATACTACCCTGCACCTTCCAACCCAAGACATCAGACAACAACCTGATTGTTGTCTCATGGATGGCTCATGCAGATGTTGAATCTGATCCAGAG ATCAACATCGTCACGTTGTACTACAATAAGCCGCCTGGAATCTCTTCCCTTGACGTTAGTGATGAATACAAAGACAGGGCAACACTGAACTATAGCATCCCTCAAGGGACAGCAAACCTAGTGCTCAACTCTGTAAAGTCAGCGGATACCAGAGTGTATGAGTGTAAAGTTCAAATCCCTGGGGACAGCACTGGAAAACAAGTAGATACTACCAAACTTGTGGTTTTGG TGGCACCTTCCATACCCAAATGTGCGATCCAGGGAAAAGCTGAATTTTACCAGAATATTAACCTCACCTGTTATTCAGATGAGggcacccccacacccacatataAATGGACAAGCTTTGATAACGCTAATAAACCAAGACCGAACCCACCCAAGTCCACTGATG TGAATGGAGTTTTGTCACTCTACAATATCTCCACGGACACCAGTGGTTATTTCATCTGCACATCAACCAACAAAATTCGCTCCAATTCCTGTAACCTCACCTTAACCGTCACGGCAC CTTCTATGAATGTGGCCTCCACAGCCGGTATAATTGGAGGAGTTGTGGTTGTTCTTTTAATCCTGCTGGTTGTTGTCTATTGCTGCTGTTGCCGtcggaaacaggagaaacatgAGGACTATGCAATGGG ACCTACAGAAGAGACTGAATACACGGACAAAGAGCCTCACGAAATTTCAGAATATAGAGGCGAAAGCAGCAAGTCTGACGTGCCTCAGGATAACTCAAACAGACATGAGCGATACGAAGACCATAATGAGCGGGATTACGATGGGTCCAGCGATCGCTACTCTGATCGGCGAGATGACTATGACGATCGCAAGGGGAGGGTGGACGACCGGCGAAGTGATCGCAATGACGACCGGCGAAGTGATCGCAATGACGACCGGCGAAGTGATCGCTATGACGACCGGCGAAGTGATCGCTATGACGACCGGCGAAGTGATCGCTATGACGACCGGCGAAGTGATCGCTATGACGACCGGCGAAGTGATCGCTATGACGATGACCAAGATCGCTATGACGACCGCCGCAGGGAACCCCGTGACCGCTACGATGACCGTTATGATGACCGTCAAGATCGCTATCGAGATGATCGCGATTATGGCCGTGACAGACCTCCAAATGTTCCGGCTAATAAACCTTCGAGGGGGTGA